In Sphingomonas oryzagri, the genomic stretch TCGGTCAGCAACGAGGCCCGCTCGGTATCCGCCTCCAGCACGGTGTCGAACGCCGACACGGGGCCGCCCGGCGCATCCTGCCGCAGATAGCCGAACTTCGCACCCTTCGGCATGTCGATCGCGCCGGTGTCGGACTCCAGCATCCCGGCGATCGCCTTCATCAGCGTCGACTTGCCGGCGCCGTTGCGGCCGATGAAGCCGACACGCGCCCTCGGCGGAATGGCCGCGCTGGCATTCTCGATGATCGCCCGGCCGCCGAGCCGGATCGTGATGTCGCGATAGGAAAGCATGAGCGCGCGCCTAGCAGCATCCGGCGCGGGTTGCATCCGTTCCTGCGAAGTGATTTACTGACATAATACAGTGGAGAGGATCATGGCCCACCACCGCATCATCGCCGCGCTCGCCGCGATCGGCCTGGCGCTGCCCGCCGCCGCGCAGACGATCGAGCCGATCGCGCCCGCTCCGGAGCAGGACAGCTACTCGCCCGGCCGCGCCCTCGTCGCCGATTTCGACAAGATCGTCAGCCCGAACGGCGTGCAGGAGAGCTTCATCGCGACGCTCGGCGGGGCGCGCCAATATGTCAGCGTGCGGGGCGCCGATCGACGCAACCCGATCCTGCTCTACATCCATGGCGGCCCGGCCTCGGTCGAGCTGCCGATCTCCTGGTCGTTCCAGCGGCCGTGGGAGGACGCGTTCACCGTGGTGCAGTGGGACCAGCGCGCCGCCGGCAAGTCCTTCACGCTCAACGATCCGGAGGCGATGCGCCCCACCCTCACGCCGGATCGCTATCGGGACGACGCGATCGAGCTGATCGAACTGCTCAGGAAGCGCTATGGCAAACGCAGGATCTTCGTGCTGGGCCACAGCTGGGGTTCGGCGGTGGGGCTGGCGGTGGCGGCGAAGCGGCCGGACCTGCTCTACGCCTATGTCGGCATGGGCCAGCTCATCGACTTCCAGCAGAACGAGACGCAGAGCTACGCGCAGGTGCTGGCGCAGGCAAAGACCGACCACAACGATCAGGCGGTGAAGGAGCTGGAGGGCATCGCCCCCTACCCCGCGCCCGACCATCTCGATCTCGCCAAGACCGGGATCGAGCGCAAATGGTCGGTCT encodes the following:
- a CDS encoding alpha/beta fold hydrolase encodes the protein MAHHRIIAALAAIGLALPAAAQTIEPIAPAPEQDSYSPGRALVADFDKIVSPNGVQESFIATLGGARQYVSVRGADRRNPILLYIHGGPASVELPISWSFQRPWEDAFTVVQWDQRAAGKSFTLNDPEAMRPTLTPDRYRDDAIELIELLRKRYGKRRIFVLGHSWGSAVGLAVAAKRPDLLYAYVGMGQLIDFQQNETQSYAQVLAQAKTDHNDQAVKELEGIAPYPAPDHLDLAKTGIERKWSVYYGGLGYNRRDSDYYIHIGRLSPEYGLADRKAWDASSDFTMSTMWPKLATLSFENLRTLNVPVILFLGRHDTTTPPQIAADWLARLKAPSKRIVWFERSAHLPMIEEPGHAFEALLHDVRPLAGKDLPPS